The Anopheles merus strain MAF chromosome 2L, AmerM5.1, whole genome shotgun sequence genome has a segment encoding these proteins:
- the LOC121594063 gene encoding DE-cadherin-like isoform X3, with product MTRQIGFVLLLISSNWIHCHCFAATDFKAPVNHKPSFHNCGEYKPTFKEEQEPGTSVLRVTATDPDQSQTVKYSILNVTRQEELFTIDENTGEIFSAQIFDRDPPYRDTEFYITVRATDNGLPSLDDVCTIKVTILDINDNPPVFEKDYYEAFVSMNTTLRQHVTIITAKDIDDQTNDVFFEIVKEYEDSSYFEIDQHTGVLTLAKRIDRHPGEYYALRVRAYNQGCIENESEHPEVDVKVRIIDADKRLPYFTKVPEAPVKLHENFTAFDQVLAEFEANSNINNESTVIFKIVRGKFEQTNSMNTFLLEQIDNTAHIKLARALDYERVNEYTITVRATNRHDIAVEAEVKIMILDVNDNIPVIIKDVSYLEYELIDNSPVIQIHAYDLDATSANNIISYSIAESNQLHFTIDSHTGTVTKQNRFNDDEKDIYFIKIFASDNAPSALFRNDKPNMSSHTLIVKIINRDLNIISHNAVTNIQGLKQRSTNGNTFHKVQSYEQFNYINERHIIVHNYEGTLTDKLIRSVYVNHDQEDLPNKMFLWDEMTPETNRKLFKLNINTGMITMLKGTPEGIYNLAFTVIEESSYFPRHNVSARVTVTVKNISAKTVNQSGSIRFYNVTAETFISQTLGELNTPMYRLQQSIASILDTSPDQVDIFTINNRKLARGAFLDVFFAVDDTIYTSSEVLNAVLSLHLRKLEKDVGYRIVTVGIDECIEKGHTCAQTCKNKVLKTAKPIVVHTNTSSFVGMTTLVQAQCIPQIESSLVACLNGGTFQNGKCKCPMGFEGSLCEKLDICFDGSGYAIYPSINSGNVNNISIELLPRHKDGLVFYMGPLKYDPSLKTSPFLALEINDGMLVLLLDYGTGTSRFEHQQIVLHEITKVQVILQPYRIEIKTVTNKMVSSRSHYENKDWSGFLTGNVSLQLGVSSISLDKLGSLYSWKYVPYTKSFDGCLRNLTINGRTVDFTQTSHKHNVLFNSQGFTAVGLKDFLKSWIKILIRKLQTESMNMMVELHPAPEQLPCFTEVDERCVGLFSVYFDSTTQRCILSYLTRFGSELSPLPLIS from the exons ATGACGAGACAAATAGGTTTCGTCCTTTTGCTGATTTCATCAAACTGGATTCATTGCCACTGTTTTGCTGCAACGGATTTCAAAGCACCTGTAAATCATAAACCAAGCTTTCACAATTGTGGAGAGTACAAGCCGACATtcaaagaagaacaagaaccTGGGACATCTGTACTCCGCGTGACCGCCACTGATCCAGACCAATCTCAAACGGTTAAGTACAGCATTTTAAATGTAACGAGACAAGAAGAGCTTTTCACCATCGATGAAAATACCGGTGAGATCTTTTCGGCACAAATTTTCGATCGAGATCCTCCGTATCGGGATACCGAGTTTTACATCACGGTACGAGCGACCGATAACGGTCTGCCCAGTCTGGATGATGTGTGCACAATCAAAGTGACAATTCTAGACATCAATGACAATCCGCCAGTGTTTGAGAAAGATTATTATGAAGCGTTTGTCTCCATGAATACGACACTACGCCAGCATGTGACCATCATCACAGCAAAGGATATCGACGACCAAACAAATGACGTTTTTTTCGAAATCGTAAAGGAATATGAAGATAGCAGTTACTTCGAGATTGACCAACATACTGGTGTACTCACACTGGCTAAGCGCATCGATCGCCACCCAGGAGAGTATTATGCACTTCGTGTTCGCGCTTACAACCAAGGTTGTATAGAAAACGAATCAGAACACCCAGAAGTTGATGTGAAAGTACGCATAATTGACGCTGACAAACGCTTACCATATTTCACCAAAGTGCCAGAAGCTCCCGtcaaattacacgaaaatttcACTGCATTTGATCAGGTATTGGCAGAGTTTGAAGCGAAttcaaatataaataatgaaagcaccgttatttttaaaatagttCGAGGTAAATTTGAACAGACCAACTCGATGAACACATTCCTGTTGGAGCAGATTGATAATACAGCCCACATTAAGCTGGCAAGAGCGCTCGATTATGAAAGGGTCAACGAATACACGATAACGGTGAGAGCTACGAACAGGCACGATATAGCGGTGGAGGCTGAGGTGAAGATCATGATCCTGGACGTGAATGATAATATTCCGGTGATCATTAAAGATGTATCATATCTCGAATATGAACTCATCGACAATTCACCGGTAATCCAAATACATGCGTACGATTTGGATGCTACATCAGCTAACAATATAATTTCGTATAGCATCGCAGAAAGTAATCAGCTgcattttacaattgattCCCACACCGGAACAGTAACGAAACAGAATAGGTTCAATGATGACGAAAAggacatttattttattaaaatatttgcctcAGACAACGCACCATCCGCCTTATTTCGAAATGATAAACCAAATATGAGCTCTCACACGTTAATAGTTAAAATTATCAACAGAGACCTTAACATCATTTCCCACAATGCAGTCACTAACATTCAAGGACTAAAACAGCGTTCCACTAATGgcaacacatttcacaaagtTCAAAGTTATGAGCAGTTCAATTATATCAATGAAAGGCACATCATTGTTCACAATTATGAAGGCACGCTTACAGATAAACTGATTAGAAGTGTGTACGTCAATCATGATCAGGAAGATCTTCCCAACAAGATGTTCCTTTGGGATGAGATGACGCCGGAGACGAATAGGAAGCTCttcaaactcaacatcaacaCCGGTATGATCACGATGCTAAAAGGCACACCCGAAGGAATATACAATCTAGCGTTCACTGTGATTGAAGAATCGTCCTATTTTCCACGGCACAACGTATCTGCTCGAGTGACGGTGACAGTGAAGAATATCTCGGCGAAAACAGTCAACCAGAGTGGATCGATTCGCTTCTACAATGTAACTGCTGAGACATTCATATCTCAGACACTGGGTGAGCTCAACACTCCCATGTATCGACTTCAGCAAAGCATTGCAAGCATTTTAGATACCAGCCCAGATCAGGTAGACATATTCACGATCAACAATCGTAAGCTTGCCCGGGGTGCATTCTTGGACGTGTTCTTTGCAGTAGATGATACTATTTACACATCGTCAGAGGTCTTAAATGCAGTGTTAAGTTTGCATCTACGCAAATTGGAGAAAGACGTCGGGTATCGGATTGTGACGGTTGGTATCGATGAGTGCATCGAGAAAGGACATACATGTGCACAGACATGCAAGAACAAGGTCcttaaaacagcaaaaccaaTCGTAGTGCACACCAACACTAGCTCTTTTGTAGGAATGACCACATTGGTGCAAGCACAATGCATCCCACAGATAGAATCTTCGTTGGTAGCATGCTTGAATGGTGGCACTTTCCAGAATGGTAAATGTAAATGTCCCATGGGGTTCGAAGGTTCCCTGTGTGAGAAATTGGACATCTGTTTTGATGGAAGTGGGTATGCAATCTATCCATCGATCAACAGTGGCAACGTAAACAACATCAGCATTGAGTTATTGCCCCGACATAAAGACGGGTTGGTATTCTACATGGGTCCTCTGAAGTATGACCCATCTTTGAAGACATCACCTTTTCTGGCATTAGAAATCAACGATGGTATGTTGGTCTTACTATTGGATTATGGAACTGGGACGAGCCGTTTCGAGCATCAACAAATAGTTTTACACGAGATTACTAAAGTTCAGGTTATTTTACAGCCATATAGGATTGAGATAAAAACAGTGACCAATAAGATGGTGAGCAGTAGGAGTCATTATGAAAATAAGGATTGGAGCGGGTTTCTTACAGGTAATGTGTCTCTTCAACTAGGAGTTTCTTCAATTAGTCTCGATAAGCTGGGATCTCTATACAGCTGGAAATATGTACCATATACGAAGAGTTTTGATGGATGTCTACGCAATCTTACAATAAACGGGCGCACGGTAGACTTTACCCAAACGAGTCACAAACATAATGTTTTATTCAATTCCCAGGGATTCACAGCAGTag GATTAAAGGACTTCTTAAAATCATGGATTAAGATATTAATCAGAAAACTGCAAACAGAATCAATGAACATGATGGTAGAATTGCATCCTGCACCTGAACAATTACCATGCTTTACCGAAGTCGATGAAAGATGTGTCGGATTGTTTAGTG TCTACTTTGATTCAACAACACAACGTTGTATTCTATCATATCTAACAAGGTTTGGTTCCGAGCTCTCACCACTACCCCTAATCTCGTAA
- the LOC121594063 gene encoding DE-cadherin-like isoform X4 produces the protein MTRQIGFVLLLISSNWIHCHCFAATDFKAPVNHKPSFHNCGEYKPTFKEEQEPGTSVLRVTATDPDQSQTVKYSILNVTRQEELFTIDENTGEIFSAQIFDRDPPYRDTEFYITVRATDNGLPSLDDVCTIKVTILDINDNPPVFEKDYYEAFVSMNTTLRQHVTIITAKDIDDQTNDVFFEIVKEYEDSSYFEIDQHTGVLTLAKRIDRHPGEYYALRVRAYNQGCIENESEHPEVDVKVRIIDADKRLPYFTKVPEAPVKLHENFTAFDQVLAEFEANSNINNESTVIFKIVRGKFEQTNSMNTFLLEQIDNTAHIKLARALDYERVTEYTITVRATNRHDIAVEAEVKIMILDVNDNIPVIIKDVSYLEYELIDTSPVFQIHAYDLDATSANNIISYSIAESNQLHFTIDSYTGTITKQHRLYDDDEDIYVIKIFAEDNALSDLLRNGKPNVHSHTLIIKIINRDLNIISHNAVTNIQGLKQRSTNGNTFHKVQSYEQFNYINERHIIVHNYEGTLTDKLIGSVYVNHDQEDPPNKMFLWDEMTPETNRKLFKLNINTGMITMLKGTPEGLKDFLKSWIKILIRKLQTESMNMMVELHPAPEQLPCFTEVDERCVGLFSVYFDSTTQRCILSYLTRFGSELSPLPLIS, from the exons ATGACGAGACAAATAGGTTTCGTCCTTTTGCTGATTTCATCAAACTGGATTCATTGCCACTGTTTTGCTGCAACGGATTTCAAAGCACCTGTAAATCATAAACCAAGCTTTCACAATTGTGGAGAGTACAAGCCGACATtcaaagaagaacaagaaccTGGGACATCTGTACTCCGCGTGACCGCCACTGATCCAGACCAATCTCAAACGGTTAAGTACAGCATTTTAAATGTAACGAGACAAGAAGAGCTTTTCACCATCGATGAAAATACCGGTGAGATCTTTTCGGCACAAATTTTCGATCGAGATCCTCCGTATCGGGATACCGAGTTTTACATCACGGTACGAGCGACCGATAACGGTCTGCCCAGTCTGGATGATGTGTGCACAATCAAAGTGACAATTCTAGACATCAATGACAATCCGCCAGTGTTTGAGAAAGATTATTATGAAGCGTTTGTCTCCATGAATACGACACTACGCCAGCATGTGACCATCATCACAGCAAAGGATATCGACGACCAAACAAATGACGTTTTTTTCGAAATCGTAAAGGAATATGAAGATAGCAGTTACTTCGAGATTGACCAACATACTGGTGTACTCACACTGGCTAAGCGCATCGATCGCCACCCAGGAGAGTATTATGCACTTCGTGTTCGCGCTTACAACCAAGGTTGTATAGAAAACGAATCAGAACACCCAGAAGTTGATGTGAAAGTACGCATAATTGACGCTGACAAACGCTTACCATATTTCACCAAAGTGCCAGAAGCTCCCGtcaaattacacgaaaatttcACTGCATTTGATCAGGTATTGGCAGAGTTTGAAGCGAAttcaaatataaataatgaaagcaccgttatttttaaaatagttCGAGGTAAATTTGAACAGACCAACTCGATGAACACATTCCTGTTGGAGCAGATTGATAATACAGCCCACATTAAGCTGGCAAGAGCGCTCGATTATGAAAGGGTCACCGAATACACGATAACGGTGAGAGCTACGAACAGGCACGATATAGCGGTGGAGGCTGAGGTGAAGATCATGATCCTGGACGTGAATGATAATATTCCGGTGATCATTAAAGATGTATCATATCTCGAATATGAACTCATCGATACTTCACCGGTATTTCAAATACACGCGTACGATTTGGATGCTACATCGGCGAACAATATAATTTCGTATAGCATCGCAGAAAGTAATCAGCTgcattttacaattgattCCTACACAGGAACAATAACGAAACAGCATAGGCTCTATGATGACGACGAGGACAtttatgttatcaaaatatttgCCGAAGACAACGCATTATCTGACTTACTTCGAAATGGTAAACCAAACGTGCATTCACACAcgttaattattaaaattatcaacAGAGACCTTAACATCATTTCCCACAATGCAGTCACTAACATTCAAGGACTAAAACAGCGTTCCACTAATGgcaacacatttcacaaagtTCAAAGTTATGAGCAGTTCAATTATATCAATGAAAGGCACATCATTGTTCACAATTATGAAGGCACGCTTACAGATAAACTGATAGGAAGTGTGTACGTCAATCATGATCAGGAAGATCCTCCCAACAAGATGTTTCTTTGGGATGAGATGACGCCCGAGACGAATAGGAAGCTCttcaaactcaacatcaacaCCGGTATGATCACGATGCTAAAAGGCACACCCGAAG GATTAAAGGACTTCTTAAAATCATGGATTAAGATATTAATCAGAAAACTGCAAACAGAATCAATGAACATGATGGTAGAATTGCATCCTGCACCTGAACAATTACCATGCTTTACCGAAGTCGATGAAAGATGTGTCGGATTGTTTAGTG TCTACTTTGATTCAACAACACAACGTTGTATTCTATCATATCTAACAAGGTTTGGTTCCGAGCTCTCACCACTACCCCTAATCTCGTAA
- the LOC121594063 gene encoding DE-cadherin-like isoform X1 codes for MTRQIGFVLLLISSNWIHCHCFAATDFKAPVNHKPSFHNCGEYKPTFKEEQEPGTSVLRVTATDPDQSQTVKYSILNVTRQEELFTIDENTGEIFSAQIFDRDPPYRDTEFYITVRATDNGLPSLDDVCTIKVTILDINDNPPVFEKDYYEAFVSMNTTLRQHVTIITAKDIDDQTNDVFFEIVKEYEDSSYFEIDQHTGVLTLAKRIDRHPGEYYALRVRAYNQGCIENESEHPEVDVKVRIIDADKRLPYFTKVPEAPVKLHENFTAFDQVLAEFEANSNINNESTVIFKIVRGKFEQTNSMNTFLLEQIDNTAHIKLARALDYERVNEYTITVRATNRHDIAVEAEVKIMILDVNDNIPVIIKDVSYLEYELIDNSPVIQIHAYDLDATSANNIISYSIAESNQLHFTIDSHTGTVTKQNRFNDDEKDIYFIKIFASDNAPSALFRNDKPNMSSHTLIVKIINRDLNIISHNAVTNIQGLKQRSTNGNTFHKVQSYEQFNYINERHIIVHNYEGTLTDKLIRSVYVNHDQEDLPNKMFLWDEMTPETNRKLFKLNINTGMITMLKGTPEGIYNLAFTVIEESSYFPRHNVSARVTVTVKNISAKTVNQSGSIRFYNVTAETFISQTLGELNTPMYRLQQSIASILDTSPDQVDIFTINNRKLARGAFLDVFFAVDDTIYTSSEVLNAVLSLHLRKLEKDVGYRIVTVGIDECIEKGHTCAQTCKNKVLKTAKPIVVHTNTSSFVGMTTLVQAQCIPQIESSLVACLNGGTFQNGKCKCPMGFEGSLCEKLDICFDGSGYAIYPSINSGNVNNISIELLPRHKDGLVFYMGPLKYDPSLKTSPFLALEINDGMLVLLLDYGTGTSRFEHQQIVLHEITKVQVILQPYRIEIKTVTNKMVSSRSHYENKDWSGFLTGNVSLQLGVSSISLDKLGSLYSWKYVPYTKSFDGCLRNLTINGRTVDFTQTSHKHNVLFNSQGFTAVGKQTFSVWIVALIIAIMTILIIIVIGLKDFLKSWIKILIRKLQTESMNMMVELHPAPEQLPCFTEVDERCVGLFSVYFDSTTQRCILSYLTRFGSELSPLPLIS; via the exons ATGACGAGACAAATAGGTTTCGTCCTTTTGCTGATTTCATCAAACTGGATTCATTGCCACTGTTTTGCTGCAACGGATTTCAAAGCACCTGTAAATCATAAACCAAGCTTTCACAATTGTGGAGAGTACAAGCCGACATtcaaagaagaacaagaaccTGGGACATCTGTACTCCGCGTGACCGCCACTGATCCAGACCAATCTCAAACGGTTAAGTACAGCATTTTAAATGTAACGAGACAAGAAGAGCTTTTCACCATCGATGAAAATACCGGTGAGATCTTTTCGGCACAAATTTTCGATCGAGATCCTCCGTATCGGGATACCGAGTTTTACATCACGGTACGAGCGACCGATAACGGTCTGCCCAGTCTGGATGATGTGTGCACAATCAAAGTGACAATTCTAGACATCAATGACAATCCGCCAGTGTTTGAGAAAGATTATTATGAAGCGTTTGTCTCCATGAATACGACACTACGCCAGCATGTGACCATCATCACAGCAAAGGATATCGACGACCAAACAAATGACGTTTTTTTCGAAATCGTAAAGGAATATGAAGATAGCAGTTACTTCGAGATTGACCAACATACTGGTGTACTCACACTGGCTAAGCGCATCGATCGCCACCCAGGAGAGTATTATGCACTTCGTGTTCGCGCTTACAACCAAGGTTGTATAGAAAACGAATCAGAACACCCAGAAGTTGATGTGAAAGTACGCATAATTGACGCTGACAAACGCTTACCATATTTCACCAAAGTGCCAGAAGCTCCCGtcaaattacacgaaaatttcACTGCATTTGATCAGGTATTGGCAGAGTTTGAAGCGAAttcaaatataaataatgaaagcaccgttatttttaaaatagttCGAGGTAAATTTGAACAGACCAACTCGATGAACACATTCCTGTTGGAGCAGATTGATAATACAGCCCACATTAAGCTGGCAAGAGCGCTCGATTATGAAAGGGTCAACGAATACACGATAACGGTGAGAGCTACGAACAGGCACGATATAGCGGTGGAGGCTGAGGTGAAGATCATGATCCTGGACGTGAATGATAATATTCCGGTGATCATTAAAGATGTATCATATCTCGAATATGAACTCATCGACAATTCACCGGTAATCCAAATACATGCGTACGATTTGGATGCTACATCAGCTAACAATATAATTTCGTATAGCATCGCAGAAAGTAATCAGCTgcattttacaattgattCCCACACCGGAACAGTAACGAAACAGAATAGGTTCAATGATGACGAAAAggacatttattttattaaaatatttgcctcAGACAACGCACCATCCGCCTTATTTCGAAATGATAAACCAAATATGAGCTCTCACACGTTAATAGTTAAAATTATCAACAGAGACCTTAACATCATTTCCCACAATGCAGTCACTAACATTCAAGGACTAAAACAGCGTTCCACTAATGgcaacacatttcacaaagtTCAAAGTTATGAGCAGTTCAATTATATCAATGAAAGGCACATCATTGTTCACAATTATGAAGGCACGCTTACAGATAAACTGATTAGAAGTGTGTACGTCAATCATGATCAGGAAGATCTTCCCAACAAGATGTTCCTTTGGGATGAGATGACGCCGGAGACGAATAGGAAGCTCttcaaactcaacatcaacaCCGGTATGATCACGATGCTAAAAGGCACACCCGAAGGAATATACAATCTAGCGTTCACTGTGATTGAAGAATCGTCCTATTTTCCACGGCACAACGTATCTGCTCGAGTGACGGTGACAGTGAAGAATATCTCGGCGAAAACAGTCAACCAGAGTGGATCGATTCGCTTCTACAATGTAACTGCTGAGACATTCATATCTCAGACACTGGGTGAGCTCAACACTCCCATGTATCGACTTCAGCAAAGCATTGCAAGCATTTTAGATACCAGCCCAGATCAGGTAGACATATTCACGATCAACAATCGTAAGCTTGCCCGGGGTGCATTCTTGGACGTGTTCTTTGCAGTAGATGATACTATTTACACATCGTCAGAGGTCTTAAATGCAGTGTTAAGTTTGCATCTACGCAAATTGGAGAAAGACGTCGGGTATCGGATTGTGACGGTTGGTATCGATGAGTGCATCGAGAAAGGACATACATGTGCACAGACATGCAAGAACAAGGTCcttaaaacagcaaaaccaaTCGTAGTGCACACCAACACTAGCTCTTTTGTAGGAATGACCACATTGGTGCAAGCACAATGCATCCCACAGATAGAATCTTCGTTGGTAGCATGCTTGAATGGTGGCACTTTCCAGAATGGTAAATGTAAATGTCCCATGGGGTTCGAAGGTTCCCTGTGTGAGAAATTGGACATCTGTTTTGATGGAAGTGGGTATGCAATCTATCCATCGATCAACAGTGGCAACGTAAACAACATCAGCATTGAGTTATTGCCCCGACATAAAGACGGGTTGGTATTCTACATGGGTCCTCTGAAGTATGACCCATCTTTGAAGACATCACCTTTTCTGGCATTAGAAATCAACGATGGTATGTTGGTCTTACTATTGGATTATGGAACTGGGACGAGCCGTTTCGAGCATCAACAAATAGTTTTACACGAGATTACTAAAGTTCAGGTTATTTTACAGCCATATAGGATTGAGATAAAAACAGTGACCAATAAGATGGTGAGCAGTAGGAGTCATTATGAAAATAAGGATTGGAGCGGGTTTCTTACAGGTAATGTGTCTCTTCAACTAGGAGTTTCTTCAATTAGTCTCGATAAGCTGGGATCTCTATACAGCTGGAAATATGTACCATATACGAAGAGTTTTGATGGATGTCTACGCAATCTTACAATAAACGGGCGCACGGTAGACTTTACCCAAACGAGTCACAAACATAATGTTTTATTCAATTCCCAGGGATTCACAGCAGTaggtaaacaaactttttcgGTATGGATTGTAGCTTTAATAATAGCGATAATGACGATTTTGATAATTATCGTTATAGGATTAAAGGACTTCTTAAAATCATGGATTAAGATATTAATCAGAAAACTGCAAACAGAATCAATGAACATGATGGTAGAATTGCATCCTGCACCTGAACAATTACCATGCTTTACCGAAGTCGATGAAAGATGTGTCGGATTGTTTAGTG TCTACTTTGATTCAACAACACAACGTTGTATTCTATCATATCTAACAAGGTTTGGTTCCGAGCTCTCACCACTACCCCTAATCTCGTAA